A section of the Acropora muricata isolate sample 2 chromosome 4, ASM3666990v1, whole genome shotgun sequence genome encodes:
- the LOC136915186 gene encoding huntingtin-interacting protein K-like, with product MAETSTQPKKRHDFQTSADLERVTDFAEETEINTSILENALSLVEGKYSEEKAAKLQREKELAKVVIRKEDVDLIVEEMEIPRSAAERSLREHKGDVVEALVSLTN from the exons ATGGCGGAAACTTCGACTCAACCGAAGAAAAGACACGATTTTCAAACATCGGCGGACCTTGAAAGAGTAACCGATTTCGCCgaagaaacagaaataaataCATCGATTTTAGAAAAT GCGCTTAGCTTAGTCGAGGGAAAATACTCCGAAGAGAAAGCTGCCAAGTTACAAAG GGAGAAAGAGCTTGCAAAAGTTGTTATCAGAAAAGAAGATGTTGATTTAATT GTTGAAGAGATGGAGATTCCAAGATCAGCGGCAGAGCGAAGTTTGAGGGAGCACAAAGGAGATGTGGTAGAAGCACTTGTGTCCTTGACAAATTGA
- the LOC136914964 gene encoding retinoid-inducible serine carboxypeptidase-like codes for MLGVSFLSAFSILLFFSFVSSSFAVKPLAIPDEEWGYVNVRENAYTFWWLYGAQTSDPSQRLSKPLVMWLQGGPGGSSTGFGNFEELGPLTVDLKPRNTTWLRAANVLFVDNPVGTGYSYVTDESAFTTNITGITDDLMTLFQAFLKKMPVFQKIPFYIFCESYGGKYSSALGVALYKAIQAGSIECDFKGVALGDSWISPVDIVLSWGPYLYALSQLDEKDLQQVNKAAQATADAVASGQYTKATELWGATENVIGTTTDNVDVYNVLKHNAPPFPKLWSSTESVLDLLYAQHVGRLHEGDLAELMNGPIRAKLGVIPNNVTWGGQSGDVFSYQSGDFMRSVISDVSMLLQYGVKVVIYQGQLDVICNTIGAEAWIANLQWDGLASFQKTDRVPLYPPSGMKDKETGAFYKAYKNLELYYIMKAGHMVPSDNGEMALEMVKRIIA; via the exons ATGTTGGGTGTCAGTTTCCTTTCAGCGTTttctattcttttgtttttttcctttgtcaGTTCTTCTTTTGCTGTCAAACCCTTAGCAATACCAGACGAAGAGTGGGGTTACGTAAATGTACGAGAAAATGCTTATACATTTTGGTGGCTCTATGGCGCTCAGACAAGTGATCCTTCACAGCGCCTTAGTAAGCCACTTGTAATGTGGTTGCAAGGCGGCCCTGGAGGATCGTCCACAGGATTCGGAAATTTCGAGGAGCTTGGACCACTCACGGTAGACTTGAAACCTCGTAATACAACGTGGCTTCGAGCTGCCAATGTGTTGTTCGTAGATAACCCAGTTGGAACTGGGTATAGTTATGTCACCGACGAAAGTGCTTTTACAACAAACATCACAG GAATAACTGATGACCTAATGACCCTCTTCCAGGCCTTCCTTAAAAAGATGCCTGTTTTCCAAAAGATTCCATTTTATATTTTCTGTGAGTCTTATGGAGGCAAGTATAGCTCTGCACTTGGTGTCGCATTGTACAAAGCTATTCAAGCTGGGAGCATCGAATGTGATTTCAAGGGGGTTGCCTTGGGGGACTCATGGATATCACCAGTGGACATCGTGTTGTCTTGGGGACCCTATCTTTATGCTCTTTCCCAGCTAGATGAGAAAGACCTTCAACAAGTCAACAAAGCAGCTCAAGCTACAGCTGACGCTGTCGCATCTGGTCAATACACTAAAGCTACTGAACTCTGGGGAGCAACTGAGAATGTCATTGGTACGACAACAGATAATGTTGATGTGTATAATGTTCTCAAGCACAATGCTCCTCCCTTTCCTAAGCTATGGTCCAGCACTGAGTCTGTGCTTGATCTTTTGTACGCACAACATGTCGGTCGTCTGCATGAGGGTGACCTTGCAGAGCTTATGAATGGGCCAATAAGAGCTAAGTTAGGTGTCATCCCCAACAATGTCACATGGGGAGGCCAATCTGGGGATGTTTTCAGTTACCAGTCTGGAGACTTCATGAGATCTGTGATTTCTGATGTCAGTATGCTCTTGCAATATGGTGTGAAAGTGGTGATTTATCAAGGCCAGTTGGATGTCATCTGTAATACCATTGGAGCTGAAGCATGGATTGCCAATCTCCAATGGGATGGACTGGCCAGTTTTCAAAAGACTGACCGAGTACCACTTTACCCTCCCTCTGGCATGAAAGATAAAGAAACGGGCGCATTTTACAAGGCTTACAAGAATTTAGAACTTTACTACATAATGAAGGCAGGGCATATGGTTCCCTCTGATAATGGAGAAATGGCTTTGGAAATGGTGAAGAGAATTATTGCATAA
- the LOC136914364 gene encoding retinoid-inducible serine carboxypeptidase-like → MASTFVILLIEFLFFQAFLATQIVSLPHFQKIPDESCGYVEVRKGAFMFWLLYGAETSDSVPREDKPLLLWLQGGPGSSSTGFGNFEEMGPLDVNLEARNETWIKQANVLFVDNPVGCGFSYVLDKSELTRNITGITSDFMIFFRAFLKKLPVFKTIPFYMAGESYGGKMVAAFGAALHEAIQERTIQCNFMGIALGDSLISFPEIVLSYGPYLFSLSLLDERDLQKVQQLAMQIAKATVAGDYSSAIYFSYLLNNAIAKATDNVDVYYVLRHNIPDFAVHENTSRLSSHQLFAQYTSRTQSDKLYKLMNGPIRKKLKIIPDFVTWGGQSAMVAEAQQLDIPSSVLSDVGNLLQAGVQVVVYEGQLDMICGVVGAESWIKKLTWDYLPQFLNSSRQPLYIPAPLQMKETAAFLKSFKNFELYYILKAGHMVPMDAPAMALEMLKNILHPAYH, encoded by the exons ATGGCTTCTACCTTCGTGATTTTATTGATTgagtttttatttttccaaGCTTTTTTGGCCACTCAAATTGTGTCCTTGCCTCATTTCCAAAAGATACCTGACGAAAGCTGTGGTTATGTGGAGGTCAGGAAAGGAGCTTTTATGTTTTGGCTGTTGTATGGAGCAGAGACGAGCGATTCTGTTCCGCGTGAGGACAAACCCCTACTCTTGTGGTTGCAAGGTGGACCGGGAAGCTCTTCAACTGGATTTGGGAATTTTGAAGAGATGGGTCCACTTGATGTAAATCTAGAGGCGCGAAATGAAACTTGGATCAAGCAAGCAAACGTTTTATTTGTGGACAATCCAGTAGGATGTGGATTCAGCTATGTTCTCGATAAAAGTGAGCTCACAAGAAACATCACCG GTATAACATCTGACTTCATGATTTTCTTCCGAGCCTTCCTGAAAAAGCTGCCGGTTTTTAAGACCATTCCATTCTACATGGCTGGAGAGTCCTACGGTGGCAAAATGGTGGCTGCTTTTGGTGCTGCCTTACATGAAGCTATCCAAGAGAGAACAATTCAATGCAATTTTATGGGGATAGCCCTTGGCGATTCTTTGATTTCCTTTCCTGAAATTGTGCTTTCATATGGTCCCTACCtattttctctttctctcttgGACGAGAGAGACCTCCAAAAGGTTCAACAGTTGGCCATGCAAATAGCCAAGGCAACTGTAGCAGGAGATTACAGCAGTGCcatatatttttcttatttgctAAACAATGCTATTGCCAAGGCAACTGACAATGTAGATGTTTACTATGTACTAAGGCATAACATTCCAGATTTTGCTGTCCATGAGAACACTTCAAGATTGTCTTCCCATCAACTGTTTGCTCAGTACACATCAAGGACCCAGAGTGACAAACTTTATAAACTCATGAATGGGCCAATCAGAAAGAAACTTAAGATAATACCAGATTTTGTTACCTGGGGTGGTCAGTCTGCCATGGTTGCAGAAGCTCAACAACTTGATATACCATCATCTGTTTTATCAGATGTTGGCAACCTTCTCCAAGCTGGAGTTCAAGTGGTTGTGTATGAGGGCCAACTTGACATGATATGTGGTGTGGTGGGTGCAGAGTCCTGGATTAAAAAGCTTACCTGGGATTATCTGCCTCAGTTTTTAAATTCTTCCAGACAACCCTTGTATATCCCAGCACCAttgcaaatgaaagaaactgcTGCATTTCTAAAATCCTTTAAGAACTTTGAGCTTTATTATATACTCAAAGCAGGGCATATGGTTCCTATGGATGCACCAGCGATGGCCTTGGAGATGCTGAAAAATATACTCCACCCAGCCTATCATTAG